In the genome of Notamacropus eugenii isolate mMacEug1 chromosome 5, mMacEug1.pri_v2, whole genome shotgun sequence, one region contains:
- the LOC140505993 gene encoding tRNA N6-adenosine threonylcarbamoyltransferase, mitochondrial isoform X4 has translation MEAHALTIRITNKVDFPFLVLLVSGGHCLLAIVQGISDFLLLGKSLDIAPGDMLDKVARRLSLIKHPAYSTMSGGKAIEHLAKQGNRLHFNFQHPLHSCRNCDFSFSGLQSTVDKIIAQKEKDEGIEKGQILSCAADIAAAVQHTVASHIAKRTHRAILFCQQRGFLTPSNAILVVSGGVASNLYIRRTLEIVTKATNCILLCPPLNLCTDNGIMIAWNGIERLRAGLGILHNTEGVRYEPKCPLGIDISKQVGEAAIKIPSLKL, from the exons ATGGAAGCACATGCACTTACTATTAGAATAACTAATAAAGTGGATTTTCCTTTCTTAGTTCTTTTGGTCTCTGGTGGTCACTGTTTACTGGCCATAGTTCAAGGTATTTCAGATTTCCTTCTGCTTGGGAAATCATTAGATATAGCACCAGGTGACATGCTTGACAAG GTAGCAAGAAGACTTTCTTTAATAAAACACCCAGCATACTCCACTATGAGTGGTGGCAAAGCTATAGAACATTTGGCCAAACAAGGAAAtagattacattttaattttcaacatccTCTGCATTCCTGTAGaaattgtgatttttctttttctggacttCAGAGTACTGTTGATAAAATAATagcacaaaaggaaaaagacgaag GTATTGAGAAGGGACAGATTCTGTCTTGTGCTGCTGATATTGCTGCTGCAGTACAGCACACCGTGGCAAGCCACATTGCTAAACGAACACACCGTGCTATTCTGTTTTGCCAACAAAGAGGTTTCTTAACTCCTTCTAATGCAATATTG GTTGTATCTGGAGGTGTTGCAAGTAACTTATATATTCGAAGAACTTTGGAAATTGTAACAAAAGCAACCAATTGTATTTTATTATGTCCTCCTCTCAATCTTTGCACAGATAATGGAATTATGATTGCATG GAATGGTATTGAGAGATTGCGTGCAGGACTCGGCATATTACACAATACAGAAGGTGTCCGATATGAACCAAA